In a genomic window of Candidatus Bathyarchaeota archaeon:
- a CDS encoding 50S ribosomal protein L40e, with protein MPILDPVKKTIAQKHRLYMKICRDCGARNAETALKCRKCKGKNLRWKKREIVK; from the coding sequence ATGCCAATATTAGACCCCGTAAAGAAAACCATCGCGCAGAAGCACCGCTTATACATGAAAATCTGCCGAGACTGCGGCGCACGAAACGCTGAAACAGCGTTGAAATGCCGTAAATGCAAAGGCAAAAACCTGCGCTGGAAGAAACGCGAAATAGTAAAGTAA